Proteins co-encoded in one Arthrobacter globiformis genomic window:
- a CDS encoding sensor histidine kinase: MRWRLIGAFMAITLLVVLVQDIPLGSYLVRVERDRLATSLERDAFLLSGRARQLLETGGPEPGTVATAVRDYGRASGARVVVVDRAGTAVATSDDDQSSTGSSYLSRPEIAAALAGQITSGKRHSDTLGIDLVYVTVPVLSGENITGAVRLTYPASVVDDRVSGQLRVMWAVAGTTVLLAGLLAYLMAGAVTRRIKRLQKATELLAEGNLATRTEEEQGPPELRTLARSFNQMADRLEHLLQQQRGFASDASHQLRTPLTGLRLRLENAVDAVGNDPDGARVMVADSLEETYRLQRIIDGLLLLSRADSRHVDREDVDLSEIARNRVEQWEALAEENGVRTVLDAVPEARVVAMPGAAEQIIDNLIDNALAVAPPDSEIRLVVRPDGASAGYELHVLDDGPGLSEEDRHRAFNRFWRGQSTSEGSGLGLAIVQQLAEASGAAASLASRPGTPGLDARVTFKAAPRP, translated from the coding sequence ATGAGGTGGCGGCTGATTGGCGCGTTCATGGCCATCACGCTCCTGGTGGTGCTGGTGCAGGACATTCCGCTGGGCAGCTACCTCGTGCGGGTGGAACGCGACCGGCTGGCCACCTCCCTTGAACGCGACGCCTTCCTGCTCAGCGGGCGGGCACGGCAGCTGCTCGAAACGGGCGGTCCGGAACCCGGGACGGTGGCCACGGCCGTCCGCGATTACGGCCGTGCCAGCGGCGCCCGCGTGGTGGTGGTGGACCGCGCCGGTACAGCGGTGGCAACGTCCGACGACGACCAGTCGTCCACCGGGTCCTCTTACCTTTCGCGCCCAGAAATTGCCGCCGCCCTCGCCGGCCAGATCACCTCGGGCAAGCGGCACTCCGACACCCTGGGAATCGATCTCGTGTACGTCACGGTTCCCGTCCTCAGCGGCGAGAACATCACCGGTGCGGTGCGCCTGACCTACCCGGCCTCCGTGGTGGACGACCGCGTGTCCGGCCAGCTGAGGGTGATGTGGGCGGTAGCGGGCACCACCGTGCTGCTTGCCGGGCTGCTGGCCTACCTGATGGCCGGCGCCGTGACCAGGCGGATCAAGCGGCTGCAGAAGGCCACCGAACTGCTGGCGGAAGGAAACCTCGCCACCCGCACCGAGGAGGAGCAGGGCCCGCCGGAGCTGCGCACCCTGGCTCGTTCCTTCAACCAGATGGCGGACCGGCTGGAGCACCTGCTGCAGCAGCAGCGGGGATTTGCCAGCGACGCATCCCACCAGCTGCGCACCCCGCTGACGGGACTGCGGCTGCGGCTGGAGAATGCGGTGGACGCCGTCGGAAACGATCCCGACGGCGCGCGCGTCATGGTGGCCGACTCACTGGAGGAGACGTACCGGCTGCAGCGCATCATCGACGGCCTGCTCCTCCTGAGCCGGGCCGACAGCCGCCACGTTGACCGGGAGGATGTGGACCTCAGCGAGATCGCCCGGAACCGCGTGGAGCAGTGGGAGGCGCTGGCCGAGGAAAACGGAGTTCGGACAGTGCTGGACGCGGTTCCGGAGGCGAGGGTGGTGGCCATGCCGGGCGCGGCGGAACAGATCATCGACAACCTCATCGACAACGCCCTGGCCGTGGCGCCGCCGGACTCGGAGATCCGCCTTGTGGTCCGCCCGGACGGTGCCTCCGCCGGCTATGAGCTCCACGTGCTCGACGACGGTCCCGGGCTTTCCGAGGAGGACCGGCACCGGGCCTTCAACCGCTTTTGGCGCGGCCAGTCGACGTCCGAGGGCAGTGGCCTTGGCCTGGCCATCGTCCAGCAGCTCGCCGAGGCCAGCGGCGCGGCGGCGTCCCTTGCGTCCAGGCCCGGCACACCGGGCCTGGACGCCCGTGTTACATTCAAGGCAGCCCCGCGCCCCTGA
- a CDS encoding response regulator transcription factor, with protein sequence MQILVVEDDESVAAGVLEGLTRAGFQARHVADGAGALAEVRSSSPDFVLLDLGLPDMDGTDVCRSIRSLTMTPIIVVSARDEEIDRVLALELGADDYLVKPFGMRELIARIRAVARRTADQQSETAPPADGTRVIGTLSIDQRSRRVVVDGTEIHLTAKEFELLYYLAEDPGAVCQRSDILRAVWDGTWYGTTKTLDAHVAAIRKKLGNPRWIEAVRGVGFRLDVPG encoded by the coding sequence ATGCAGATCCTGGTGGTTGAAGACGACGAATCGGTGGCCGCCGGTGTGCTGGAAGGCCTCACCAGGGCCGGTTTCCAGGCCCGGCATGTCGCCGACGGGGCAGGGGCGCTCGCCGAGGTCCGCTCCTCCAGCCCTGACTTCGTGCTCCTTGACTTGGGGCTGCCGGACATGGACGGCACGGACGTCTGCCGGTCCATCCGGTCCCTGACCATGACGCCGATCATCGTTGTCAGTGCCCGCGACGAAGAGATCGACCGCGTGCTGGCCCTGGAGTTGGGGGCAGACGACTACCTCGTGAAGCCGTTCGGAATGCGGGAACTCATCGCGCGGATTCGGGCCGTGGCCCGCCGCACGGCCGACCAGCAGTCAGAGACCGCTCCGCCGGCCGACGGCACCCGCGTGATCGGCACGCTCAGCATCGACCAGCGCTCGCGCAGGGTCGTGGTGGACGGAACCGAAATCCACCTCACCGCCAAGGAGTTCGAGCTCCTGTACTACCTGGCGGAGGACCCCGGCGCCGTGTGCCAGCGCAGCGACATTCTGCGCGCAGTGTGGGACGGCACCTGGTACGGAACCACCAAGACCCTGGACGCGCACGTGGCCGCGATCCGGAAGAAGCTTGGCAACCCCCGCTGGATCGAGGCGGTGCGCGGCGTCGGATTCAGGCTGGATGTGCCCGGATGA
- the uraD gene encoding 2-oxo-4-hydroxy-4-carboxy-5-ureidoimidazoline decarboxylase translates to MKLAEFNAADRDTASAVLRPCIDVPRWVDQIAEARPFASLRDLLDGARAAAAPFTPDEVEGAMAHHPRIGERPAAQTTEAAMSRSEQAGVDPADTEVADALARGNRAYEEKFGRVFLIRAAGRTAPEILAALNERLANTPSQEDVIVAQQLREIALLRLEGVISE, encoded by the coding sequence GTGAAGCTTGCCGAATTCAATGCCGCGGACAGGGACACTGCCAGCGCAGTCCTGCGCCCCTGCATCGACGTCCCGCGCTGGGTGGACCAGATTGCCGAGGCGCGCCCGTTCGCCTCTCTCCGCGATCTCCTTGACGGAGCCCGGGCTGCCGCCGCACCGTTCACCCCGGATGAGGTGGAAGGTGCCATGGCACACCACCCGCGGATCGGCGAACGCCCCGCCGCGCAGACCACCGAGGCCGCCATGTCCCGGTCCGAGCAGGCAGGCGTGGATCCGGCGGACACGGAGGTGGCCGACGCCCTGGCGCGCGGCAACCGTGCGTACGAGGAAAAGTTCGGCCGGGTCTTCCTGATCCGCGCCGCCGGCCGCACCGCCCCCGAAATCCTGGCAGCGCTGAACGAGCGCCTGGCCAATACCCCGTCGCAGGAAGACGTCATTGTTGCGCAGCAGCTGCGGGAAATTGCCCTGCTGCGCCTGGAAGGAGTGATCAGCGAATGA
- the uraH gene encoding hydroxyisourate hydrolase → MSVSHVTTHVLDTGAGRPAAGIAVVLYANDGGSWTELGSGTTDADGRAKDLGPEVLAPGNYRLNFATGDYYAQQGGTTFFPEVDLVFEVTGTEHYHVPLLLSPFAYSTYRGS, encoded by the coding sequence ATGAGCGTTTCCCACGTGACAACCCACGTTCTGGACACGGGCGCCGGACGCCCGGCGGCGGGTATCGCCGTCGTGCTTTACGCGAACGACGGCGGAAGCTGGACAGAGCTGGGCAGCGGCACCACCGATGCGGACGGCCGCGCGAAGGACCTGGGACCGGAGGTCCTTGCCCCCGGGAACTACCGGCTCAACTTCGCCACCGGCGACTACTACGCCCAGCAGGGCGGCACGACGTTCTTCCCGGAGGTGGACCTGGTCTTCGAGGTCACCGGCACCGAGCACTACCATGTGCCGCTGCTGCTGAGCCCGTTCGCCTACTCCACCTACCGCGGCAGCTGA
- a CDS encoding fumarylacetoacetate hydrolase family protein — protein sequence MRLMRIGPAGQEVPVAVDDDGQAYDLRPVTRDIDGHFLQTWTGQVPDLDLTGLPRVTVDGKRVGAPIARPGAVIGVGLNYAAHAAESGLPVPERPIIFFKHPNTVVGPDDDVVIPPGAQRVDWEVELGVVIGRRASYLASDAEAADCIAGYVLSNDVSEREYQLEHSGPQWSLGKSCPTFNPVGPWLVPAAAVQADGIRLASWVNDEVRQDSSTADMVFGPAELVRRLSQYMVLEPGDLITTGTPEGVALSGRFPYLKAGDVMRMSGGDLLGEQHQRLVPAGPQA from the coding sequence ATGCGGCTGATGCGCATTGGCCCGGCGGGCCAGGAGGTTCCGGTGGCCGTCGACGACGACGGCCAGGCCTACGACCTGCGGCCGGTCACCCGGGACATTGACGGGCACTTCCTGCAGACCTGGACCGGACAGGTGCCGGACCTGGACCTGACCGGCCTCCCCCGGGTGACCGTCGACGGCAAACGGGTCGGCGCACCCATCGCCAGGCCCGGCGCCGTGATCGGTGTGGGACTGAATTACGCCGCGCACGCCGCAGAATCCGGCCTGCCCGTACCGGAGCGCCCCATCATCTTCTTCAAGCACCCCAACACCGTGGTGGGCCCCGACGACGACGTCGTCATCCCGCCAGGGGCGCAGCGGGTGGACTGGGAGGTGGAGCTGGGCGTGGTCATCGGCCGTCGTGCCAGCTACCTGGCATCCGACGCCGAGGCGGCCGACTGCATCGCCGGCTACGTCCTGTCCAACGACGTCTCCGAGCGCGAGTACCAGCTGGAGCACTCGGGGCCGCAGTGGTCCCTCGGCAAGTCCTGCCCCACCTTCAACCCGGTGGGGCCATGGCTGGTGCCCGCCGCCGCGGTGCAGGCAGACGGTATCCGCCTCGCTTCCTGGGTCAACGACGAGGTCCGGCAGGACAGCTCGACGGCGGACATGGTCTTCGGACCGGCCGAACTGGTCCGCCGGCTCTCGCAGTACATGGTGCTCGAACCCGGCGACCTCATCACCACCGGCACCCCGGAGGGCGTGGCACTGTCCGGCCGCTTCCCGTACCTGAAAGCCGGGGACGTCATGCGGATGTCCGGCGGGGACCTCCTGGGCGAACAGCACCAGCGGCTGGTGCCGGCGGGACCGCAGGCCTGA
- the purF gene encoding amidophosphoribosyltransferase encodes MARGDGKLSHDLLPGEKGPMDACGVFGVWAPGEEVAKLTYYGLYALQHRGQESAGIATSDGKRINVYKDMGLVSQVFDETTLNTLTGHLAVGHCRYSTTGASHWANAQPTLGATATGTVALAHNGNLTNTAELNAMILERNGGQLSGEMKQGNTSDTALVTALLEGEEGKSLEQTALELLPKIRGGFCFVFMDEGTLYAARDTFGIRPLCLGRLERGWVVASEQSALATVGASFIREIEPGEFIAIDEQGVRSSRFADPTPAGCVFEYVYLARPDAAIAGRSVYESRVEMGRQLARENTQTADIVIPVPESGTPAAVGYAEESGIPFAHGFVKNSYVGRTFIQPSQTLRQLGIRLKLNALESVIRGKRVVVVDDSIVRGNTQRAIVRMLREAGAAAVHVKISSPPVQWPCFYGIDFASRAELIANGATIEEISQAIGADSLAYISEDGMIGATQQPRERLCTACFTGKYPIELPGADKLGKNLLERTDLGGLPASSGAAPAGSAANAAADAAIEPAAATPGNPDNIPVTEDPAEKPGATGCDPGPDSELENLLTDADRVPDLHHDAATVGADKKESL; translated from the coding sequence GTGGCACGCGGCGATGGAAAACTTTCTCATGATCTTCTCCCTGGCGAAAAAGGCCCGATGGACGCTTGCGGCGTCTTTGGGGTCTGGGCACCAGGTGAAGAAGTAGCAAAACTCACCTACTACGGGCTGTACGCACTGCAGCACCGCGGTCAGGAGTCGGCTGGTATAGCTACCAGCGACGGCAAGCGGATCAACGTCTACAAGGACATGGGCCTCGTGTCCCAGGTCTTCGACGAGACCACGCTTAACACCCTGACCGGGCATCTGGCCGTCGGCCACTGCCGCTACTCCACCACCGGAGCCAGCCACTGGGCCAACGCGCAGCCCACGCTGGGCGCTACCGCCACCGGCACGGTGGCCCTGGCCCACAACGGCAACCTCACCAACACGGCCGAACTCAACGCCATGATCCTTGAGCGCAACGGCGGCCAGCTCAGCGGCGAAATGAAGCAGGGCAACACCTCCGACACCGCCCTGGTGACGGCGCTGCTGGAAGGCGAAGAGGGCAAGTCCCTCGAGCAGACCGCCCTCGAACTGCTTCCCAAGATCCGCGGCGGCTTCTGCTTCGTCTTCATGGACGAAGGCACGCTTTACGCAGCCCGCGACACCTTCGGCATCCGCCCGCTTTGCCTGGGCCGGCTGGAGCGCGGCTGGGTGGTCGCTTCCGAGCAGTCCGCCCTCGCCACTGTTGGCGCCAGCTTCATCCGGGAGATCGAGCCCGGCGAGTTCATCGCCATCGACGAGCAGGGCGTGCGGTCCAGCCGCTTCGCGGACCCGACGCCGGCCGGCTGCGTTTTCGAATACGTCTACCTCGCGCGTCCCGACGCCGCCATCGCCGGACGCTCCGTCTACGAATCCCGCGTGGAGATGGGCCGCCAGCTGGCACGCGAGAACACCCAGACCGCTGACATCGTCATCCCGGTCCCCGAGTCCGGCACCCCCGCGGCCGTGGGCTACGCCGAGGAATCCGGCATCCCGTTCGCGCACGGCTTCGTCAAGAACTCCTACGTGGGCCGCACATTCATCCAGCCGTCGCAGACGCTGCGCCAGCTGGGCATCCGGCTGAAGCTCAACGCCCTGGAGTCCGTGATCCGCGGTAAGCGTGTGGTGGTGGTGGATGACTCGATCGTCCGCGGCAACACCCAGCGCGCCATCGTCCGGATGCTCCGCGAAGCCGGCGCCGCCGCCGTCCACGTCAAGATTTCCTCCCCGCCGGTCCAGTGGCCCTGCTTCTACGGCATCGATTTCGCCTCCCGGGCAGAGCTCATCGCCAACGGCGCCACCATCGAGGAGATCTCCCAGGCCATCGGCGCCGATTCGCTGGCGTACATTTCCGAAGACGGCATGATCGGCGCCACCCAGCAGCCCCGCGAACGGCTCTGCACGGCATGCTTCACGGGCAAGTACCCCATCGAGCTGCCCGGCGCCGACAAGCTCGGCAAGAACCTCCTGGAGCGCACGGACCTTGGCGGCCTGCCTGCCTCGTCCGGCGCCGCTCCCGCCGGTTCGGCAGCGAACGCTGCCGCCGACGCCGCCATCGAACCGGCTGCCGCCACCCCCGGCAACCCGGACAACATCCCGGTGACCGAGGACCCCGCGGAAAAGCCGGGCGCCACGGGCTGTGACCCGGGACCGGATTCCGAACTCGAGAACCTGCTGACCGACGCCGACCGCGTGCCCGATCTCCACCACGACGCTGCGACCGTCGGCGCTGACAAGAAAGAGTCCCTATGA
- the purM gene encoding phosphoribosylformylglycinamidine cyclo-ligase, with amino-acid sequence MTSASSTADMNAAQNNTGITYAAAGVDVEAGDRAVELMKDAVKATHNASVIGGVGGFAGLYDVSKLLTYKRPLLATSTDGVGTKVAIAQAMDIHDTIGYDLVGMVVDDIVVVGAEPLYMTDYIACGKVVPERIADIVRGIAAACSVAGTALVGGETAEHPGLLGEHEYDVAGAATGVVEADALLGPDRVRAGDVVIGMASSGLHSNGYSLVRRVINHAGWALDRQVSELGRTLGEELLEPTRVYAADCLDLTRAFPVTADKAVHGFSHVTGGGLAANLARVLPQGLVATVDRSTWELPAIFKLVSELGRVPLPDLERTLNLGVGMVAVVSAEAADAAVARLNERGLPSWIMGAVSTDSDAVVRTGPDYVQGAKGVDGGAVQLVNAYA; translated from the coding sequence ATGACTTCCGCTTCCTCCACTGCTGACATGAATGCTGCCCAGAACAACACCGGCATCACCTACGCGGCCGCCGGTGTGGACGTCGAGGCCGGCGACCGCGCCGTCGAGCTCATGAAGGACGCCGTCAAGGCGACCCACAACGCATCGGTGATTGGCGGTGTCGGCGGTTTCGCAGGCCTGTACGACGTCTCCAAGCTCCTCACCTACAAGAGGCCCCTGCTCGCCACGTCCACGGACGGTGTAGGCACCAAGGTGGCCATCGCCCAGGCCATGGACATCCACGACACCATCGGCTACGACCTCGTGGGCATGGTGGTTGACGACATCGTGGTGGTAGGCGCCGAGCCGCTGTACATGACCGACTACATCGCCTGCGGCAAGGTGGTTCCGGAGCGCATCGCGGACATCGTCCGCGGCATCGCTGCCGCCTGCTCCGTGGCCGGCACCGCGCTGGTGGGCGGCGAAACCGCCGAACACCCCGGCCTGCTGGGCGAACACGAGTACGACGTCGCCGGCGCCGCCACCGGCGTTGTCGAAGCCGACGCACTGCTCGGACCGGACCGCGTCCGGGCCGGCGACGTGGTGATCGGCATGGCGTCCTCCGGCCTGCACTCCAACGGCTACTCGCTGGTCCGGCGCGTCATCAACCACGCCGGCTGGGCCCTGGACCGCCAGGTGTCCGAACTCGGCCGCACGCTGGGCGAGGAACTGCTCGAACCCACCCGCGTCTACGCCGCCGACTGCCTGGACCTCACGCGGGCCTTCCCCGTCACCGCGGACAAGGCTGTGCACGGCTTCAGCCACGTCACCGGCGGTGGCCTGGCCGCCAACCTGGCCCGCGTGCTGCCGCAGGGCCTCGTGGCCACCGTTGACCGCTCCACCTGGGAGCTGCCCGCCATCTTCAAGCTCGTCTCGGAGCTGGGCCGCGTCCCGCTGCCCGACCTGGAGCGCACGCTGAACCTCGGCGTCGGCATGGTGGCCGTGGTCTCCGCCGAAGCTGCGGACGCCGCCGTGGCCCGCCTGAACGAGCGCGGCCTGCCGTCCTGGATCATGGGTGCCGTCAGCACCGATTCCGACGCCGTGGTCAGGACCGGGCCGGACTACGTGCAGGGCGCCAAGGGTGTGGACGGCGGCGCGGTCCAGCTGGTCAACGCCTACGCGTAA
- a CDS encoding VOC family protein, whose translation MVQRSGYSLGELCWADVQTPDVAAAKAFYAAVFGWRYEDLPTPDGRSYAKAFLDDDLVATVAPQPQHGGSERPAQWNVYFATDDARSTAEEADHAGGTVQFGPEDIGDTGTMVFVEPPGGGATGIWQAGTHLGSGRHNEPGAFAWAELITPEPQAAVGFFQQLFGHEVTEYPQDDGGTYTTLMVNGAEVAGVAPAPEEDGDGEDGSRGWQVYFGVSSVKEAVLSAVSAGAEVLVEPEFDDDGGTIATLKDPQGGVFSVLQV comes from the coding sequence ATGGTTCAGCGCAGCGGGTACAGCCTCGGAGAGCTCTGCTGGGCGGACGTCCAAACGCCCGACGTGGCTGCCGCCAAGGCCTTCTACGCCGCCGTGTTCGGGTGGCGCTACGAGGACCTGCCGACTCCGGACGGCCGCAGCTACGCGAAGGCCTTCCTGGATGACGACCTCGTCGCGACGGTGGCACCGCAGCCGCAGCACGGTGGTTCAGAGCGGCCCGCGCAGTGGAACGTCTACTTCGCCACCGATGACGCCCGGTCCACCGCGGAGGAAGCTGACCACGCGGGCGGCACGGTGCAGTTTGGGCCGGAGGACATCGGGGACACCGGAACCATGGTGTTCGTGGAGCCGCCGGGCGGCGGCGCCACCGGCATCTGGCAGGCCGGTACCCATCTGGGCAGCGGGCGGCACAACGAGCCCGGCGCGTTCGCCTGGGCCGAACTGATCACGCCTGAGCCGCAGGCCGCCGTCGGATTCTTCCAGCAGCTGTTCGGGCACGAGGTGACCGAATACCCCCAGGACGACGGCGGAACCTACACCACGCTGATGGTGAACGGGGCGGAGGTGGCGGGCGTCGCACCTGCTCCGGAGGAGGACGGGGACGGCGAAGACGGCAGCCGCGGCTGGCAGGTCTACTTCGGTGTCTCCAGCGTTAAGGAAGCGGTGCTGTCCGCCGTCTCTGCCGGAGCCGAGGTGCTGGTGGAGCCGGAGTTCGACGACGACGGCGGCACCATCGCCACCCTGAAGGACCCCCAGGGCGGCGTGTTCAGCGTCCTGCAGGTCTAG
- a CDS encoding DUF3073 domain-containing protein has translation MGRGRQKAKATKQARDIKYYSPNTDYSALQRELTGPGSRATSHFANDPVEPDYSAYVDKYADDLDEDDDEVDSRRIG, from the coding sequence ATGGGGCGCGGCCGTCAAAAGGCAAAAGCTACCAAGCAGGCTCGGGACATCAAGTACTACTCCCCGAACACCGATTATTCGGCCCTACAGCGCGAGCTCACGGGTCCGGGAAGTCGTGCCACGAGCCATTTCGCGAATGACCCGGTCGAGCCGGACTATTCAGCCTACGTGGATAAGTACGCGGATGATTTGGATGAAGACGACGACGAGGTAGACAGCCGTCGTATCGGTTAG
- a CDS encoding septum formation family protein: MNDNDPSHDRERGPVRSVAVQPEPADAKPAGREPAEPKAAGPESAEPKQAQPWAAQIKSLPGSIRSRLAQTEVRQTLLKAGFVAALLVVGGLLVWLLTSLLASATMQAANRPEAAAAKPSPAPPAASPRPSLPLANVSPLDFRAGDCFKDFDPEASKSTVVACTSDHSAQLVAVTHYADGDAYPGRDALKTRARETCQTATLTEKSNAYNLNYRLAYPSTASWAKGDRRVDCYVTASGNIIKASLLP; the protein is encoded by the coding sequence ATGAATGACAACGATCCTAGCCACGACCGGGAACGCGGGCCGGTCCGCTCCGTCGCCGTGCAGCCCGAGCCGGCTGACGCCAAACCAGCCGGCCGCGAACCGGCGGAGCCCAAAGCAGCAGGGCCAGAATCAGCCGAGCCGAAACAAGCCCAACCCTGGGCTGCCCAGATCAAAAGCTTGCCCGGGTCGATCCGTTCCCGGCTCGCGCAGACCGAGGTCCGGCAAACCCTGCTCAAGGCCGGTTTTGTCGCTGCGCTGCTTGTGGTGGGTGGCCTGCTCGTGTGGCTCCTGACGTCACTCCTCGCCAGTGCCACCATGCAGGCAGCCAACCGGCCCGAGGCAGCGGCGGCGAAGCCCTCCCCCGCCCCGCCGGCGGCGTCGCCCCGGCCCAGCCTGCCCTTGGCCAACGTGAGCCCGCTGGACTTCCGGGCAGGCGACTGCTTCAAGGACTTCGACCCCGAGGCATCCAAATCCACCGTGGTTGCGTGCACCTCAGACCACTCCGCCCAGCTGGTCGCGGTCACGCATTACGCCGACGGTGACGCGTACCCGGGCCGGGACGCCCTGAAGACCAGGGCCAGGGAGACGTGCCAGACGGCGACCCTGACGGAGAAGTCCAATGCCTACAACCTGAACTACCGCCTCGCCTACCCGAGCACGGCCAGCTGGGCCAAGGGCGACCGCCGCGTGGACTGCTACGTCACCGCGTCAGGCAACATCATCAAGGCAAGCCTGCTCCCGTAG